One Pseudomonas sp. MH9.2 DNA segment encodes these proteins:
- a CDS encoding tetratricopeptide repeat protein gives MSRTEDEELAVMKDWWQRNGKPLVTGGLLALIVVFGWQAWHRYQGNQSQGASMLYQQLLETALTPSGQPDTARVADIAGKLKSEFGGSAYAQYGSLFVAKVAVDTGKLDDAAAELNAITAKPFNDTLGEIARQRLARVLAAQNKTDEALKLLDGDADKAFLASREELKGDLLVQLGRADEAHAAYQKAKSALSEEAAVGSLQMKLDDLAKGDA, from the coding sequence GTGTCGCGTACCGAAGATGAAGAACTGGCCGTGATGAAGGACTGGTGGCAACGCAACGGCAAACCCCTGGTTACTGGCGGTTTGCTGGCGTTGATCGTGGTATTTGGCTGGCAAGCCTGGCACAGATATCAGGGCAACCAGTCGCAAGGCGCCTCGATGCTCTATCAGCAATTGCTGGAAACGGCCTTGACCCCGAGCGGTCAGCCTGACACGGCACGGGTCGCGGATATCGCGGGCAAGTTGAAAAGCGAATTCGGTGGCTCGGCTTACGCTCAATACGGCAGCCTGTTCGTGGCTAAAGTGGCGGTTGATACCGGCAAGCTCGATGATGCTGCCGCTGAACTCAACGCCATTACCGCCAAGCCGTTCAACGACACGCTGGGTGAAATTGCGCGTCAGCGTCTGGCTCGGGTGTTGGCTGCTCAGAACAAGACTGACGAAGCACTGAAACTGCTCGACGGTGATGCCGACAAAGCATTCCTGGCCAGCCGTGAAGAACTCAAGGGCGACCTGCTGGTACAGCTGGGCCGTGCCGACGAGGCGCATGCGGCCTATCAAAAAGCCAAATCCGCGCTGTCTGAAGAAGCGGCAGTGGGTAGCTTACAAATGAAACTCGACGACTTGGCGAAAGGGGATGCGTGA
- the bamB gene encoding outer membrane protein assembly factor BamB, whose translation MRDVMRWKHAALLALAILAAGCSSNSKKELPPAELTDFKEEVVLQKQWSRSIGDGQGKNYSMLVPAVEGENIFAADVTGIVMSLDRTTGDVIWKKDLELPVSGAVGVGSGLVMVGTLKGAVIVLDAATGEEKWRARVTSEVLAPPATNGDVVVVQTQDDRVFGFDAATGNQRWIYESTPAVLTLRGTGAPIVTSHLALAGLSTGKVIALNTSNGVPIWEQRVAIPQGRSELDRVVDIDGGLLLSGSTLYVATYQGRVAGLDVESGRVLWQRDASSYAGVAQGFGSVYVSLASGTVEGVDERSSTALWSNDALARRQLGAPEVFSSYVAVGDMEGYLHLLSQVDGRFVGREKIDGDGLRARPLVVGDTIYVFGNSGKLEALKIK comes from the coding sequence ATGCGTGACGTGATGCGTTGGAAACATGCAGCATTGCTGGCCCTGGCCATATTGGCCGCGGGTTGCAGTAGCAACAGCAAAAAGGAATTACCACCGGCCGAGCTGACCGACTTCAAAGAAGAAGTGGTTCTGCAAAAGCAATGGAGTCGCTCCATCGGTGATGGCCAGGGCAAGAACTACAGCATGTTGGTTCCAGCTGTCGAAGGTGAGAATATCTTCGCTGCGGACGTCACCGGTATTGTGATGTCTCTGGATCGCACGACGGGCGACGTGATCTGGAAGAAGGACCTTGAACTGCCTGTTTCCGGTGCCGTTGGCGTAGGCTCCGGTCTGGTGATGGTCGGTACGCTCAAAGGCGCAGTCATCGTTCTTGACGCTGCCACCGGCGAAGAAAAGTGGCGCGCTCGCGTGACCAGTGAAGTGCTGGCACCGCCTGCGACCAACGGTGACGTGGTCGTGGTTCAGACGCAGGATGACCGTGTGTTCGGCTTCGATGCTGCCACCGGCAACCAGCGCTGGATCTACGAAAGCACCCCTGCGGTCCTGACATTGCGCGGTACTGGCGCGCCGATCGTGACCAGCCACCTTGCCTTGGCCGGTCTGTCGACGGGTAAAGTCATTGCATTGAATACCTCGAACGGCGTGCCGATCTGGGAGCAACGCGTTGCTATTCCACAAGGTCGCTCGGAACTGGATCGTGTTGTCGATATCGACGGTGGTCTGCTGTTGTCTGGCAGTACGTTGTATGTCGCCACCTATCAGGGTCGTGTCGCCGGTCTGGATGTAGAGAGCGGTCGTGTGCTTTGGCAGCGTGATGCGTCAAGCTATGCCGGTGTCGCCCAAGGTTTTGGCAGCGTCTACGTGAGTCTGGCCAGTGGCACTGTCGAAGGCGTCGATGAGCGCTCCTCGACAGCGCTTTGGAGCAACGATGCATTGGCTCGTCGCCAGCTGGGTGCGCCGGAAGTGTTTTCCAGCTACGTGGCGGTCGGCGATATGGAAGGCTATCTGCACCTGCTGAGCCAGGTCGATGGCCGTTTCGTTGGTCGTGAGAAAATTGACGGCGATGGCCTGCGTGCCCGTCCGTTGGTTGTTGGCGACACGATTTATGTGTTTGGCAACAGCGGCAAGCTGGAAGCCCTGAAGATCAAGTAA
- the der gene encoding ribosome biogenesis GTPase Der, translating into MVPVIALVGRPNVGKSTLFNRLTRTRDAIVGDLSGLTRDRQYGEAKWQGRSYILIDTGGISGDEHGMDEKMAEQSLLAIEEADVVLFLVDARAGFTAADQMIGEHLRKRGKRSYVVANKVDNIDPEMARAEFSPLGMGDAIPVAGAHGRGITQMLEIALSEFPKDPEEEIEAEDVAEGQEAKRIPGPSEKDGIKIAIIGRPNVGKSTLVNRMLGEDRVIVYDEPGTTRDSIYIPFERNDEKYTLIDTAGVRKRGKVHEEVEKFSVVKTLQAIKDANVVIFVMDAREGVVDHDLNLLGFVLESGRALVIALNKWDGMDPSEREFVKIELQRRLFFVDFADIHFISALHGTGVGNLYQSVQNSFKSAVTRWPTNRLTQILEDAVSEHAPPMVGSRRIKLRYAHLGGANPPLIVIHGNQVEKVPKSYVRYLENTYRRVLKLVGTPIRIEFKGGENPYEGNKNTLTDRQVNKKRRMMSHHKKADKKRKDKR; encoded by the coding sequence ATGGTTCCCGTAATCGCCCTGGTGGGTCGACCGAACGTCGGCAAGTCCACCTTATTCAACCGCCTGACCAGGACTCGCGACGCTATTGTCGGCGATTTGTCCGGTCTGACCCGTGATCGCCAGTACGGTGAGGCAAAGTGGCAAGGGCGTTCCTACATTCTGATCGACACCGGCGGTATCTCTGGTGATGAACACGGCATGGACGAAAAGATGGCCGAGCAGTCGCTGCTGGCCATCGAAGAAGCCGATGTTGTGTTGTTCCTGGTAGATGCCCGTGCCGGTTTCACGGCTGCTGACCAAATGATCGGCGAGCACTTGCGCAAGCGTGGCAAGCGTTCCTACGTGGTAGCCAACAAGGTCGACAACATCGATCCTGAAATGGCCCGCGCTGAATTCAGCCCGTTGGGTATGGGTGATGCGATCCCGGTTGCTGGTGCTCACGGTCGTGGCATCACTCAGATGCTGGAAATCGCCCTCAGCGAATTCCCGAAAGACCCTGAAGAAGAGATTGAGGCCGAAGATGTCGCCGAAGGCCAGGAAGCCAAGCGCATTCCAGGTCCTAGTGAAAAAGACGGGATCAAGATCGCGATCATCGGCCGTCCGAACGTTGGCAAATCGACGTTGGTCAACCGCATGCTCGGTGAAGACCGGGTTATCGTCTATGACGAGCCTGGCACCACCCGTGACAGCATCTACATTCCCTTCGAGCGTAACGACGAGAAGTACACGCTGATCGACACCGCGGGTGTGCGCAAGCGCGGCAAGGTCCACGAGGAAGTCGAAAAGTTCTCGGTGGTGAAAACCCTGCAGGCGATCAAAGACGCCAACGTGGTGATCTTCGTGATGGACGCCCGCGAAGGCGTGGTCGATCACGACCTCAACCTGCTGGGCTTTGTCCTGGAATCCGGTCGTGCGCTGGTTATCGCATTGAACAAGTGGGATGGCATGGATCCGAGCGAGCGCGAGTTCGTGAAGATCGAGCTGCAACGTCGCTTGTTCTTCGTCGACTTCGCCGATATCCACTTCATCTCGGCCTTGCATGGCACGGGTGTGGGTAACCTCTACCAATCGGTTCAGAACTCGTTCAAGTCCGCAGTCACCCGCTGGCCGACTAACCGCCTGACTCAGATTCTTGAAGACGCGGTCAGTGAACATGCACCGCCGATGGTTGGCAGCCGCCGCATCAAGCTTCGCTATGCTCACTTGGGCGGTGCTAACCCGCCGTTGATCGTGATTCACGGCAACCAAGTCGAGAAAGTACCCAAGTCCTATGTCCGTTATCTGGAAAACACCTACCGCCGCGTGTTGAAGCTGGTCGGTACGCCAATCCGGATCGAGTTCAAAGGCGGGGAGAACCCATACGAAGGCAACAAGAACACGCTGACAGACCGTCAGGTCAACAAGAAGCGTCGAATGATGTCTCACCACAAGAAAGCTGACAAAAAACGCAAAGATAAGCGTTGA
- a CDS encoding pyridoxal phosphate-dependent aminotransferase translates to MIISKLPNVGTTIFTVMSQLAAQTGAINLSQGFPDFDGPQALRDAVSRHIADGHNQYAPMTGLPALRQQVAAKIARSYGRQVDADTEVTITPGATQAIFCAIQTVIQPGDEVIVFDPCYDSYEPSVELAGGRCVHVQLGLDDFAIDWQKLGEALTPRTRMIILNSPHNPSGALITRDELDRLAALIANRDIYLVSDEVYEHLVFDGVPHASVLAHEELYQRAFVVSSFGKTYHVTGWKTGYVVAPPALTAELRKIHQYVSFCGVTPLQYALADFMAEHPEHVEELPAFYQAKRDLFCDQLEPSRFNFSRVAGTYFQLVDYSNIRPDLNDVDMSLWMTREHGVASIPISVFYQSPPSGQRLIRLCFAKREETLRQAAEKLCAI, encoded by the coding sequence ATGATCATCAGTAAGCTGCCGAATGTCGGCACGACCATTTTTACCGTGATGTCCCAGCTTGCCGCGCAGACCGGTGCAATTAACCTGTCCCAAGGTTTTCCGGATTTCGACGGCCCGCAAGCGCTTCGAGATGCTGTGAGCCGGCACATCGCTGATGGCCACAACCAATACGCGCCGATGACCGGCTTGCCTGCCCTGCGCCAGCAAGTGGCGGCCAAAATTGCCCGTAGCTATGGCCGTCAGGTGGATGCCGACACTGAAGTTACCATCACCCCCGGCGCGACCCAGGCCATTTTTTGCGCGATCCAGACGGTGATTCAGCCCGGCGACGAAGTGATCGTGTTCGACCCGTGCTACGACAGCTATGAACCTTCGGTCGAGCTGGCTGGCGGTCGCTGCGTGCATGTTCAGCTTGGCTTGGACGATTTCGCCATTGATTGGCAGAAGCTCGGCGAAGCCCTGACCCCGCGCACGCGGATGATCATCCTCAACAGCCCGCACAACCCGAGCGGCGCGTTGATCACCCGCGATGAGCTCGATCGGTTGGCGGCGTTGATCGCCAATCGCGATATTTATCTGGTCAGCGATGAAGTGTACGAGCACCTGGTGTTTGACGGCGTGCCGCACGCCAGCGTGCTGGCCCATGAAGAACTGTACCAGCGGGCGTTCGTGGTCAGTTCGTTCGGCAAGACCTATCACGTTACCGGTTGGAAAACCGGTTATGTGGTCGCGCCTCCGGCCTTGACTGCCGAGTTGCGCAAGATCCACCAGTACGTGAGCTTCTGTGGCGTAACGCCGCTGCAATACGCCTTGGCTGATTTCATGGCCGAGCACCCTGAGCATGTCGAGGAGCTGCCCGCGTTCTATCAGGCCAAGCGCGATCTGTTCTGCGACCAGCTTGAACCCTCACGCTTTAACTTCAGCCGCGTAGCGGGCACCTATTTTCAGCTGGTGGATTACTCGAACATTCGTCCGGATTTGAATGACGTCGATATGTCGCTGTGGATGACCCGCGAGCATGGTGTGGCTTCTATTCCTATCTCGGTCTTCTACCAAAGCCCACCATCAGGGCAACGCCTGATTCGTTTGTGCTTTGCCAAACGCGAGGAGACGTTGCGTCAGGCAGCGGAAAAACTATGCGCGATTTAA
- a CDS encoding amidohydrolase → MRDLSELPNLNIALVQTTLVWHDREANHEHFELLLDQARGADLIILPEMFTTGFSMQSETLSEPENGPTAKWMLAQAKRLDAVVTGSLIVQAADGSHRNRLLWARPDGELLHYDKRHLFRMAGEHNHFTPGERQVQFELKGWRIRPLICYDLRFPVWSRDAQDTDLLLYVANWPGARRLHWNRLLPARAIENLCYVAAVNRVGTDGKGFTYTGDSHVFDFQGESLFSAGEADGVFQVCLSAADLAAYRKRFPANLDADTFELH, encoded by the coding sequence ATGCGCGATTTAAGCGAACTGCCCAATCTCAATATAGCGTTGGTCCAGACCACTCTGGTGTGGCACGACCGCGAGGCCAACCATGAGCATTTCGAGCTGTTGCTGGATCAGGCTCGGGGCGCGGACCTGATTATCCTGCCAGAGATGTTCACCACCGGCTTCTCGATGCAGTCCGAAACCCTGTCCGAGCCGGAAAATGGCCCCACCGCCAAGTGGATGCTGGCCCAGGCCAAGCGACTGGATGCGGTCGTGACGGGCAGCCTGATCGTTCAGGCTGCTGACGGCAGCCATCGCAATCGCCTGCTATGGGCGCGCCCAGACGGTGAGCTGTTGCATTACGACAAGCGCCATCTGTTTCGCATGGCGGGCGAGCACAACCACTTCACTCCGGGTGAGCGTCAGGTTCAGTTTGAATTGAAAGGCTGGCGGATTCGGCCACTGATTTGCTACGACCTGCGTTTCCCGGTCTGGAGCCGTGATGCGCAAGACACTGATCTGCTGCTGTATGTCGCCAACTGGCCCGGCGCACGACGTCTGCACTGGAATCGCCTGCTACCGGCCCGCGCCATCGAAAACCTCTGCTACGTCGCCGCAGTCAATCGAGTCGGCACCGACGGTAAGGGCTTTACTTACACGGGTGATAGCCACGTTTTCGACTTTCAGGGTGAAAGCCTGTTTAGCGCCGGTGAGGCCGATGGGGTGTTTCAGGTCTGCCTGAGCGCTGCCGACCTGGCCGCCTACCGCAAACGCTTTCCGGCGAATCTGGATGCGGACACTTTCGAGCTGCATTGA
- the leuA gene encoding 2-isopropylmalate synthase, with the protein MAMLNDPSTKYRAFPTIDLPDRTWPSKTITTAPIWCSSDLRDGNQSLIEPMDAVKKLRFWKTLVSVGVKEIEASFPAASQTDFDFVRTLIEGNHIPDDTTIQVLTQGREDLIARTFESLRGAKKAIVHLYNATSPSFRRIVFNQDKAGVKEIAVSAAKLFVKFAAQQPETQWTFEYSPETFSATELEFAKEVCDAVIEVWNPTPEHKVILNLPATVEVATPNIYADQIEWFGRNINRRDSVLISLHTHNDRGTGVAATELGLMAGADRVEGCLFGNGERTGNVDLVTVALNLYTQGINPQLDFSDIDGVRKVVEECNQIPVHPRHPYVGDLVHTAFSGSHQDAIRKGFSQQKPDALWEVPYLPIDPADIGRSYEAVIRVNSQSGKGGIAYLLEQEYGICLPRRMQIEFSQVVQGETDRLGLEMSAQQIYSLLHREYLQANVPYALLSHKLQEENGNSSVDAEVHCDGETQHWRGKGKGALEALVASLPDSVEIMDYSEHAIGAGTTAKAAAYIELRVNGDRAVHGVGIDENITTASFRALFSALNRSLSQAQAKAA; encoded by the coding sequence ATGGCAATGCTCAACGATCCCTCGACCAAGTACCGCGCGTTTCCAACCATTGACCTGCCTGACCGTACCTGGCCTTCAAAGACCATCACAACAGCGCCGATCTGGTGCAGCTCTGACCTTCGCGACGGCAACCAATCGCTGATCGAGCCGATGGATGCGGTCAAGAAACTGCGTTTCTGGAAGACCCTGGTCAGCGTCGGCGTCAAAGAAATCGAAGCGTCGTTCCCGGCCGCCTCGCAAACCGACTTTGACTTCGTCCGTACTCTGATTGAAGGCAACCACATCCCGGATGACACCACCATTCAGGTGCTGACCCAGGGTCGTGAAGACTTGATCGCGCGCACGTTCGAATCCCTGCGCGGGGCAAAGAAAGCCATTGTTCACCTGTATAACGCGACCTCGCCTTCGTTCCGCCGCATCGTCTTCAACCAAGACAAAGCCGGCGTGAAAGAGATCGCGGTCAGCGCAGCCAAGCTGTTCGTCAAGTTCGCAGCCCAGCAGCCTGAAACCCAGTGGACGTTCGAATATTCGCCGGAGACTTTCAGCGCGACCGAACTCGAGTTCGCCAAGGAAGTGTGCGACGCGGTCATCGAGGTCTGGAACCCGACACCTGAGCACAAAGTCATCCTCAACCTGCCAGCAACCGTTGAAGTGGCTACGCCAAACATATACGCCGACCAGATCGAGTGGTTTGGCCGCAATATCAATCGCCGTGACAGCGTGCTGATCAGCCTGCATACCCACAACGACCGTGGTACCGGGGTTGCGGCCACTGAGCTGGGCTTGATGGCTGGCGCCGATCGCGTTGAAGGTTGCCTGTTCGGTAACGGCGAGCGCACCGGTAACGTCGATCTGGTCACCGTGGCACTCAACCTCTATACCCAGGGCATCAACCCTCAGTTGGACTTCTCTGACATCGACGGCGTGCGCAAAGTCGTTGAGGAGTGCAACCAGATTCCAGTTCACCCACGCCATCCGTATGTGGGCGATCTGGTGCACACCGCGTTCTCCGGCTCGCACCAGGACGCCATCCGCAAAGGTTTCAGCCAGCAAAAGCCTGATGCGTTGTGGGAAGTGCCTTACCTGCCAATCGACCCGGCCGATATCGGTCGCAGTTACGAGGCGGTGATTCGGGTCAACAGCCAATCCGGCAAAGGCGGCATCGCTTACCTGCTGGAACAGGAATATGGCATCTGCCTGCCACGCCGGATGCAGATCGAGTTCAGCCAGGTAGTTCAGGGTGAAACCGATCGTCTGGGCCTGGAAATGAGCGCGCAGCAGATTTACAGCTTGCTGCACCGCGAATACCTGCAAGCCAACGTGCCGTACGCCCTGCTCAGCCATAAGCTGCAGGAAGAAAACGGCAACAGCTCAGTGGATGCCGAGGTCCATTGCGATGGCGAGACCCAGCACTGGCGTGGCAAGGGCAAAGGCGCTCTGGAAGCACTGGTCGCCAGCCTGCCGGACTCCGTGGAAATCATGGACTACAGCGAACACGCCATTGGCGCCGGGACCACGGCCAAGGCAGCGGCTTACATCGAACTGCGAGTGAACGGTGATCGTGCGGTCCACGGTGTTGGCATTGATGAGAACATCACCACTGCCAGCTTCCGCGCACTGTTCAGTGCACTGAATCGCTCATTGAGCCAGGCCCAAGCCAAAGCGGCTTGA